A region of Legionella donaldsonii DNA encodes the following proteins:
- the tyrS gene encoding tyrosine--tRNA ligase codes for MIIEKSVCTELKRGCEEVLPEQELEKKIQKNQVLTIKAGFDPTAPDLHLGHTVLLNKLRQFQLIGHKVIFLIGDFTAMIGDPTGKNVTRMPLSQEAVIENAKTYQQQVFKILDPEKTTVAFNSEWMGRLNAADLIRLAATHTVARMLERDDFSKRYSTGQPIAIHEFLYPLVQGYDSVVLKADIELGGTDQKFNLLMGRELQKHYGYEPQVVMMTPLIEGLDGVKKMSKSLNNYIGISEPAETMFGKIMSISDELMWRYVDLLSFKSSSEIQQTKKAVAEGLNPRDVKIDLAKELIARFHDTTQAEIAHQAFIERFQKGTIPDDLVEQTISCEGSIVMAQLLKQLNLTKSTSESIRLTNQGAVKLDSERVTDAAMTLHAGQSYVIQVGKRRIAKVRLQKAD; via the coding sequence ATGATAATCGAAAAATCAGTATGTACCGAATTAAAACGCGGTTGTGAAGAGGTACTTCCAGAGCAAGAACTGGAAAAAAAAATACAAAAAAATCAGGTGTTAACAATTAAAGCAGGCTTTGATCCTACCGCGCCTGATCTTCATTTAGGACATACTGTTTTGCTCAATAAATTACGCCAATTTCAATTAATCGGCCACAAGGTAATTTTTTTAATCGGTGATTTTACAGCCATGATTGGTGATCCAACCGGAAAAAATGTAACTCGCATGCCTTTAAGCCAGGAAGCGGTCATTGAAAATGCCAAAACTTACCAACAGCAAGTATTCAAAATTCTTGACCCGGAAAAAACAACCGTGGCTTTCAACTCTGAATGGATGGGGCGTTTAAATGCAGCAGATTTAATTCGTTTAGCTGCGACTCATACGGTAGCACGAATGTTGGAAAGAGACGATTTCAGCAAGCGCTATAGTACAGGGCAACCTATTGCTATCCATGAATTTCTTTATCCCTTGGTACAAGGCTATGATTCTGTTGTTTTAAAAGCAGATATAGAATTAGGTGGAACTGATCAAAAATTTAATCTTTTGATGGGGCGTGAATTACAGAAGCATTATGGGTATGAGCCACAGGTCGTAATGATGACTCCTTTAATTGAGGGATTAGATGGTGTTAAGAAAATGTCGAAGTCCCTCAATAATTATATTGGTATTAGTGAGCCAGCAGAAACGATGTTTGGCAAAATCATGTCCATTTCAGACGAATTAATGTGGCGTTACGTAGATTTACTTAGTTTTAAATCGAGTAGTGAAATTCAGCAAACCAAAAAGGCAGTTGCTGAAGGTTTAAATCCGCGGGATGTTAAAATTGATTTAGCCAAGGAATTAATAGCACGTTTCCATGATACAACTCAGGCAGAGATTGCCCATCAAGCTTTTATCGAGCGTTTTCAAAAAGGGACGATTCCAGACGATCTGGTAGAACAAACCATTTCCTGTGAAGGCTCAATCGTTATGGCGCAACTTCTCAAACAACTTAATTTGACAAAAAGCACTTCTGAGTCTATTAGATTAACTAATCAAGGTGCGGTGAAGCTAGATAGCGAGCGGGTAACAGACGCTGCGATGACACTCCATGCCGGTCAATCTTATGTTATTCAAGTTGGTAAACGTCGAATTGCCAAAGTGCGCTTACAAAAAGCAGACTGA
- a CDS encoding peptidoglycan DD-metalloendopeptidase family protein — protein MDQRPNVSLENSAKPSKLLALIALVIAFALPFVLVKSFPHKHRTGFSENRLSVPELEEPSSIPVTAVRQAAATVRTQNTPAKAAPKVTQPSKTTEHASAATKPKSVAPTRTPAPPAPENEWKTVITKSGDSLATVFNRLGLSPKILQAIIHDNPHARTLTHLKQNQQLQFLIKRHTLQKMIIPFSETQYLVVSKEGQRYKSKVNSRKMNSYNHYVTATVRGSLYSTAKRNNIPYKLIQQMTEIFTWDINFAKEVRAGDQFTIIYEAFYIENKVVGTGNIIAVSYKNRGKTYQAIRHTDKSGNTEYYSPQGTGLKKAFNRYPLRFSHISSTFSLSRTHPILHYRRPHKGVDLAAPIGTPITATGNGRIEIIGRQSGYGNMIKISHNKLYSTIYGHMLRFQKGLSRGSYVKRGQVIGYVGQTGLATGPHCHYEFHINRQPKNPTTVDLPRGLPVPAREMATFKTKSNLLLAQLKQYERAALASKGPNKPHKIA, from the coding sequence ATGGATCAACGACCCAATGTCTCATTAGAAAATTCTGCAAAGCCCTCTAAATTGCTGGCACTTATTGCCTTGGTGATCGCTTTTGCTCTGCCTTTTGTTTTAGTCAAATCCTTTCCCCACAAACACAGAACAGGTTTCAGTGAAAACCGTTTGTCGGTCCCAGAATTAGAAGAACCCAGTTCTATTCCAGTAACTGCTGTACGGCAAGCAGCCGCAACCGTACGAACTCAAAACACACCTGCAAAAGCAGCACCGAAGGTAACCCAGCCCTCTAAAACAACGGAACACGCCTCCGCAGCAACAAAGCCTAAATCGGTTGCGCCCACACGTACGCCAGCACCACCGGCACCTGAAAATGAGTGGAAGACAGTTATTACAAAGAGTGGTGATTCCCTCGCCACCGTATTTAATCGACTAGGGTTAAGTCCCAAAATATTGCAAGCTATTATTCACGATAATCCGCATGCAAGGACCCTCACCCACCTCAAGCAAAATCAACAATTACAATTTTTGATCAAAAGACACACCTTGCAAAAAATGATAATTCCTTTTAGCGAAACCCAGTATTTAGTTGTTTCCAAAGAAGGGCAGCGTTATAAAAGCAAAGTGAATTCGCGCAAGATGAATAGCTACAATCATTACGTCACTGCCACTGTGCGCGGTTCTTTGTATAGTACCGCCAAGCGAAATAACATTCCTTATAAACTCATTCAGCAAATGACTGAAATTTTTACCTGGGATATTAATTTTGCCAAAGAAGTGCGAGCGGGGGATCAATTCACTATCATCTACGAAGCTTTTTATATTGAAAATAAAGTAGTTGGCACGGGTAATATTATTGCAGTGAGTTACAAAAACCGCGGCAAAACTTATCAGGCTATTCGCCACACTGATAAATCAGGGAACACGGAGTATTATTCCCCACAAGGGACCGGTTTAAAAAAGGCGTTCAATCGCTACCCGCTTCGCTTTAGCCATATCAGCTCAACTTTTAGCCTATCAAGGACACATCCCATTTTACATTACAGGCGTCCTCATAAAGGGGTGGATTTGGCAGCGCCAATCGGTACTCCGATCACCGCAACAGGTAATGGGCGTATTGAAATTATTGGCCGTCAGAGTGGTTATGGCAACATGATAAAGATAAGCCATAATAAACTTTATAGTACTATTTATGGACATATGTTGAGATTTCAAAAGGGCTTATCCAGAGGCTCCTATGTCAAACGCGGTCAAGTTATTGGCTATGTCGGACAAACAGGTTTGGCAACAGGTCCGCATTGCCATTATGAATTTCATATCAACAGGCAACCCAAGAATCCTACCACCGTTGATTTACCACGCGGATTACCCGTTCCCGCCAGAGAAATGGCTACTTTTAAAACCAAGAGCAACCTATTATTAGCTCAATTAAAACAGTATGAGAGAGCTGCTCTTGCCAGTAAAGGTCCTAATAAACCCCACAAAATAGCATAA
- a CDS encoding NHLP bacteriocin export ABC transporter permease/ATPase subunit yields the protein MTGTSDKQDSFPREFDLLATDCHYEIISGSVDVFLIPTRGKECGKRYPLGHWKTGEVLIGLKGGDKQGSLQLLASCSVNTTLKRLRGDALAKSSRLESLQQWKQHFITYLHQYKSDYAKEPTADIAAGSPDQLHDELLSFYHHIQPQLMATIKLARYKEAQRISERKKIENNVLKRAHMQMLSILHHYGSIGKIGRSNTLTFCIQNAAQFYQIALAEHITFTKIAEIASKTDMQTRQVRLSKNWWQTVTHPLLLKKENEEGFYLILPKGARGSILIDPLKGLRKKLTLEDAELFSTEAWQIYSSLPKEKLKIRDLFSFAFQGCQRDLIRLVVVGSFAAILSLVTPWFTGILFEQVVPAGDKFQLHQIVWALVVAALAAGLFELVRAITVLRVGSKLNLNLEIAIWDRLIRLPVTFFQQFTTGDLAQRAMATSSVRQIMAGVVISSLLSGIFSFFSIALLFYYDVRLALTAICIILFVCAYTLFISIKQLFHYKAIASLGGELSGIVVQLLGGIGKIQTSGREKTAFSLWAIKNSQIKKETYKSNWYNALLSSLNALCLTILYVIIFAQFVSREHPPSLGVFLAFNAALGQFTASMLAMTDAISTVINSIPIMKRIKPIIENIPEIYAGKLDPGMLQGKLEVDHLRFSYSSKEQTVVKDVSFIIEPGQYIAITGPSGSGKSTLLRLLLGFEKPVQGNIFFDDHDIKQLNIQRVREQCGVVLQNSILISGTLFDNIVGSAPLTQEDAWHAAEMAGLADDIRKMPMGMHTIVSERGGTLSGGQRQRVLIARAMARKPRILFFDEATSSLDNLTQSVVIESLERLKATRLVIAHRLTTIEKADLILVMNQGEVIQSGTYYELMQQDGLFQSMAKRQLFT from the coding sequence ATGACTGGTACTTCAGATAAGCAAGATTCTTTTCCTCGCGAGTTTGATTTACTTGCGACTGATTGCCATTATGAAATTATCAGCGGGAGCGTTGATGTGTTTCTAATCCCTACTCGCGGAAAAGAGTGTGGTAAGCGTTATCCTTTAGGACACTGGAAAACCGGTGAAGTCCTCATTGGATTGAAGGGGGGGGATAAACAAGGGAGCCTGCAATTATTAGCCTCTTGCTCTGTTAATACTACCTTAAAGCGCTTACGCGGGGATGCCCTTGCCAAGTCATCACGATTAGAGTCTTTACAACAGTGGAAGCAACACTTTATTACTTATTTACATCAATATAAAAGTGACTATGCCAAAGAGCCTACTGCCGATATCGCTGCCGGGTCGCCCGACCAATTACATGATGAGCTCTTAAGTTTTTACCATCATATTCAGCCGCAATTAATGGCTACTATCAAGTTGGCGCGTTACAAGGAAGCGCAACGTATCAGCGAAAGGAAAAAAATTGAAAATAATGTACTCAAACGTGCTCATATGCAAATGCTTTCAATTCTGCATCACTATGGCTCTATTGGTAAAATAGGACGAAGCAATACACTGACGTTTTGTATACAAAATGCAGCTCAGTTTTATCAAATCGCCTTGGCTGAACATATTACTTTTACGAAAATAGCGGAAATAGCATCAAAAACAGACATGCAAACGCGCCAAGTCCGGCTGAGTAAAAACTGGTGGCAGACTGTTACACACCCCCTGTTATTAAAAAAAGAAAATGAAGAAGGATTTTATCTGATACTTCCTAAGGGGGCTCGTGGTTCCATTTTGATTGATCCCCTCAAAGGGTTAAGGAAAAAATTAACCCTCGAGGACGCAGAGTTATTTTCAACGGAAGCCTGGCAAATTTATTCTTCGCTACCTAAGGAAAAACTAAAAATTAGAGATTTATTTTCTTTTGCATTCCAAGGTTGCCAGCGGGATTTAATTCGCTTGGTAGTGGTAGGTTCTTTTGCTGCGATACTCAGTTTAGTTACCCCATGGTTTACTGGCATTCTATTTGAACAAGTAGTGCCTGCCGGCGATAAATTTCAATTGCATCAGATCGTATGGGCTTTGGTTGTCGCAGCTTTGGCTGCTGGTTTATTTGAGCTTGTTCGAGCCATTACCGTGCTTCGGGTCGGCTCTAAGTTAAATCTTAATCTTGAAATCGCTATTTGGGATAGACTTATTCGCCTTCCTGTTACTTTTTTTCAGCAATTTACTACCGGTGATTTAGCCCAAAGGGCCATGGCAACCAGTAGTGTTCGGCAAATTATGGCTGGCGTCGTTATTAGCTCGCTTTTAAGTGGTATTTTTTCATTCTTTAGTATTGCGCTATTATTTTATTACGATGTCAGATTGGCCTTAACAGCTATTTGCATCATATTGTTCGTTTGTGCTTACACACTGTTTATTAGCATAAAGCAACTTTTTCATTATAAAGCGATAGCATCTCTTGGCGGGGAGCTCTCTGGTATAGTGGTACAACTATTAGGGGGTATTGGTAAAATCCAGACTAGTGGTCGCGAAAAAACAGCTTTCTCATTGTGGGCTATAAAAAACAGTCAGATAAAAAAGGAGACCTATAAGTCCAATTGGTATAACGCGTTGTTATCCAGTTTGAATGCTTTATGCCTGACTATATTGTATGTCATCATTTTTGCCCAATTTGTTAGCCGTGAACATCCACCCAGTTTGGGAGTATTTTTGGCGTTTAACGCGGCTTTAGGGCAGTTTACCGCGAGTATGCTCGCAATGACCGATGCAATCAGTACGGTTATCAACAGTATCCCCATTATGAAACGCATTAAGCCTATTATTGAAAACATTCCTGAAATCTACGCTGGGAAGCTTGATCCCGGGATGTTACAGGGTAAGCTTGAGGTAGACCATTTACGATTTTCTTATTCCTCTAAAGAGCAGACAGTTGTTAAAGACGTTTCTTTTATAATTGAGCCTGGGCAATATATTGCTATTACTGGGCCTTCCGGTTCAGGGAAATCAACACTTTTGCGCCTTTTACTTGGTTTTGAAAAGCCCGTGCAAGGCAATATTTTCTTTGATGACCACGATATTAAACAGTTAAATATACAGCGTGTTCGCGAGCAATGCGGAGTAGTATTACAAAATAGTATATTAATTTCAGGCACCTTGTTTGACAATATCGTCGGCTCTGCACCTTTAACTCAGGAGGATGCCTGGCATGCTGCGGAAATGGCTGGTTTGGCCGATGATATCCGTAAAATGCCAATGGGGATGCATACTATTGTCTCTGAGCGTGGAGGAACCTTATCGGGAGGCCAACGCCAGCGTGTACTGATTGCAAGAGCAATGGCTAGAAAGCCAAGAATTCTATTCTTCGATGAAGCAACCAGTTCCCTGGATAATCTTACCCAGTCTGTTGTTATTGAAAGTTTAGAACGATTAAAAGCGACTCGCTTAGTAATTGCCCATCGTTTAACGACCATCGAGAAAGCCGATTTAATCCTGGTAATGAATCAGGGGGAAGTTATCCAATCAGGCACCTACTACGAATTAATGCAGCAGGATGGTTTATTCCAATCGATGGCTAAACGCCAGCTTTTTACCTAG
- a CDS encoding NHLP family bacteriocin export ABC transporter peptidase/permease/ATPase subunit has protein sequence MTKLFYRINKTPNILQMESVECGAVALAIILAYYGRWIPLDVLRNDCGVSRDGSRADNIFRAAEKHGMEVNAYSIEPEEIVQSHLPAIIHWEFNHFVVLEGASKHHVYINDPAYGARVLTWGEFDEGFTGIILELTPSPQFVKSGHRPKALPSLLSRLRSSTAAVIFIILATLALAIPGIAIAGLNKIFIDEVLIQDMTNWQRPVLISLVIAACFNALLTWYQRIMLSRLETKMALMNGSFFFWHLLRLPMSFFNQRYLGDILNRLQASDTVANLVSQQFGTNMVNILLAFIYLAILFLLSVPLTLLVIFSTLINVLILILVAQRRASESKRQTKALNNLMSTAISGLQMMETYKASGAEGDFFRKFSGMHANYLLAEQQLGWTRDCISVIPIVLELLTNTLILGLGAWLTIEGEMTIGAVVGFQLLYRGFIYPIKMLVMLAGKIQETTADLLTIEDITSHKLAERYQETTKTPARIDKLIGHVVFEDVTFGYSPLAEPLLTKFSLEIKPGKRVALVGSSGSGKSTIGKLLLSYYQPWSGKIWIDGKLLQQIPNEVRVHSIASVDQDINLFHATLKDNLTLWDPLVPDEEILNACKAVLMHDAITGERENGYESMINEGGTNFSGGQRQRLEIARALLQKPSILILDEATSALDAQMEQVIDTHLRRLGCTLLIISHRLSTIRDADEIILLEGGNVVERGTHEELVALQGAYCRLLASEA, from the coding sequence ATGACTAAATTGTTTTATCGTATAAACAAGACACCCAATATTTTGCAGATGGAGTCTGTTGAATGTGGTGCAGTCGCTTTGGCAATTATTCTGGCTTATTACGGCCGATGGATTCCTCTTGATGTCTTACGTAATGATTGTGGTGTTTCTCGTGATGGCAGTAGAGCCGATAATATTTTTCGCGCAGCAGAAAAACATGGGATGGAGGTGAATGCTTACAGTATTGAACCTGAAGAGATCGTACAATCTCATTTACCAGCCATTATTCATTGGGAGTTTAACCATTTTGTGGTTCTGGAAGGCGCAAGTAAACATCATGTCTATATTAATGATCCGGCCTACGGAGCCCGGGTTTTAACATGGGGTGAATTTGACGAAGGTTTTACAGGTATTATCCTTGAGTTAACACCAAGTCCCCAATTTGTTAAATCTGGCCATAGACCCAAAGCGTTACCCAGTTTATTGAGCCGGCTTCGAAGCTCCACAGCAGCTGTCATTTTCATTATACTTGCCACATTAGCATTGGCAATCCCGGGGATTGCTATCGCAGGGCTGAATAAGATCTTTATTGATGAGGTTCTCATTCAGGATATGACGAATTGGCAAAGGCCTGTTTTAATCAGTTTAGTAATTGCGGCTTGTTTTAATGCGTTATTAACCTGGTATCAACGAATTATGTTGAGTCGGTTAGAGACTAAAATGGCTCTAATGAATGGTTCTTTCTTTTTCTGGCATTTACTTCGCTTACCCATGTCTTTTTTTAATCAGCGCTATCTGGGGGATATCCTTAATCGTTTACAGGCTAGCGATACTGTTGCCAATTTAGTTTCGCAACAATTTGGCACGAATATGGTTAATATATTACTGGCTTTCATTTATCTGGCCATTTTGTTCTTGTTAAGTGTACCTTTAACGTTGTTAGTCATATTCTCGACTTTAATTAACGTGTTAATTCTCATTCTTGTTGCACAACGACGAGCCAGTGAAAGCAAACGGCAGACCAAAGCGTTAAATAATCTAATGAGTACTGCGATTAGTGGTTTGCAAATGATGGAAACTTATAAGGCATCTGGTGCAGAGGGTGATTTCTTCCGTAAATTTAGCGGTATGCACGCTAACTATTTATTAGCTGAGCAACAGTTGGGATGGACGAGAGATTGTATTTCGGTAATTCCAATCGTGTTGGAATTATTAACCAATACACTCATCCTGGGGTTGGGTGCCTGGTTAACAATCGAGGGGGAGATGACTATTGGAGCAGTGGTCGGGTTTCAACTGTTATACAGGGGATTTATCTATCCAATCAAAATGTTGGTGATGCTGGCCGGAAAGATTCAGGAAACTACAGCCGATTTATTAACGATAGAAGATATTACCTCGCATAAATTGGCAGAGCGTTATCAGGAGACCACCAAAACCCCCGCCAGGATTGATAAGCTGATAGGACACGTGGTTTTTGAAGACGTTACATTTGGCTATAGCCCTCTCGCAGAGCCCTTATTAACCAAATTTTCCCTGGAAATTAAACCAGGTAAACGAGTTGCTTTGGTAGGAAGTTCAGGAAGTGGTAAATCAACTATTGGTAAACTCTTACTCAGCTATTATCAACCTTGGTCAGGTAAAATCTGGATTGATGGAAAACTATTGCAGCAAATCCCCAACGAGGTAAGGGTACATTCAATTGCCAGCGTGGACCAGGATATCAATTTATTTCATGCAACGCTTAAGGACAATTTAACCCTATGGGATCCTCTGGTTCCGGATGAGGAAATACTTAATGCTTGTAAAGCAGTCTTAATGCATGACGCGATTACTGGTGAACGAGAAAATGGTTACGAAAGCATGATTAACGAAGGTGGCACCAACTTTAGTGGTGGGCAACGCCAACGTTTGGAAATTGCCCGGGCGTTGCTCCAAAAGCCGAGTATCCTTATCCTGGATGAAGCAACTTCTGCGCTTGATGCACAAATGGAACAAGTTATTGACACGCATTTACGACGTTTGGGTTGTACCTTGCTAATCATTTCTCATCGTTTAAGTACGATACGTGACGCAGATGAAATCATTCTACTGGAAGGAGGCAACGTCGTTGAGCGTGGTACACATGAAGAGTTGGTGGCTCTTCAAGGGGCTTATTGTCGTTTATTAGCGAGTGAGGCCTAA
- a CDS encoding NHLP bacteriocin system secretion protein, whose product MAKLFREKSLHRLNSPEKLDNLFRIVPPLNWLILTALVLLLTMIVAWSLWGTIDTRISGNGILISGGQKIYDVIAEDSGRLLTVNVKIGDLVKKGQQLATIKLPLLALELEHKQQMLDSLQKQRGNLHQFIQKDFKLEQQNNTVLQQNWAKDLENANLHVQYLKKSLDEQEKLVDKVVSRQELAELKSNYFKELQQRDEIRKKMLENIIEFKRRTEANQQRLVEISNRILQVQLDLALIQKKLKVGSIILSPVDGEIINIIGKPGEIVQSGVKIMDIEPYAETVDAVIYVPAGMGKVILPGMPAQVVPSTVTKQEYGSIVGVVEDVANFPSSQSSMMAVLSNEKLVEDFTKYGPQLYVRINLTKADTPSHYKWTTSKGPNMIVTNGTLCTADIITKKQPPISLLIPAIKQFLGID is encoded by the coding sequence ATGGCAAAATTGTTTCGTGAAAAAAGTCTGCACCGATTAAACAGTCCGGAAAAATTAGATAATCTTTTTCGTATTGTTCCTCCTTTAAATTGGCTCATATTAACAGCCCTGGTTCTTCTTTTGACAATGATTGTGGCTTGGTCTCTATGGGGTACTATTGATACACGGATTTCTGGTAACGGAATTCTGATTAGCGGCGGGCAAAAAATATATGATGTTATAGCGGAAGATTCAGGTCGTTTGCTAACTGTTAATGTGAAAATTGGTGATCTGGTCAAGAAAGGCCAGCAATTGGCCACTATTAAACTACCCTTGCTTGCTTTAGAACTGGAACATAAACAACAGATGCTGGACTCACTGCAAAAACAGCGCGGCAATTTACACCAGTTTATCCAAAAAGATTTTAAACTCGAACAACAGAATAATACTGTACTCCAACAAAATTGGGCTAAAGATTTGGAAAATGCCAATCTTCATGTGCAATATTTGAAAAAATCACTCGATGAGCAAGAGAAATTAGTTGATAAAGTGGTTTCTCGCCAAGAGTTAGCCGAACTAAAAAGTAATTATTTCAAGGAATTACAACAACGTGATGAAATTAGAAAAAAGATGTTGGAGAACATTATCGAATTTAAGCGCCGTACGGAAGCCAATCAACAACGATTAGTGGAAATCAGTAATCGTATTTTACAGGTGCAACTGGACTTAGCCCTTATTCAGAAAAAGCTTAAAGTAGGGAGTATTATCCTAAGCCCTGTCGATGGGGAGATCATTAACATCATTGGCAAACCAGGGGAAATTGTACAAAGTGGGGTCAAGATTATGGACATTGAACCCTACGCTGAAACGGTAGATGCAGTGATTTATGTGCCTGCGGGGATGGGTAAGGTTATTCTGCCTGGAATGCCAGCCCAGGTAGTGCCTAGTACAGTAACGAAACAGGAATACGGTAGTATTGTAGGTGTTGTCGAGGATGTAGCGAATTTCCCCAGTAGTCAGAGTAGCATGATGGCTGTTTTGTCGAATGAAAAATTAGTGGAAGATTTTACAAAGTATGGGCCTCAGTTGTATGTGCGGATTAATTTAACCAAAGCAGATACACCAAGTCATTACAAATGGACTACCTCGAAGGGGCCTAATATGATTGTGACTAACGGTACTTTATGTACAGCAGATATTATTACTAAAAAGCAGCCTCCTATTAGTTTGCTTATACCGGCGATTAAACAATTTTTAGGGATAGACTAA
- a CDS encoding spore maturation protein, whose protein sequence is MNNFANQFSNWIFLAFVVGIPLYGALKKINVFDAFVTGAKQGFDTSVSIIPYLVAMIVAIGMLRASGFFELLGSLLAPALSAIGMPTELLPLALIRPFSGSASTGIMAELIHEHGGNSLIGKTAATMMGSTETTFYVIAVYFGAIGIKRTRHAIPAGLLADLAGIIASVAICRYLFA, encoded by the coding sequence ATGAATAACTTTGCCAATCAATTTTCTAACTGGATCTTCCTTGCTTTTGTTGTAGGGATACCTTTGTACGGGGCTCTGAAAAAAATTAATGTTTTTGATGCTTTTGTAACGGGCGCTAAACAGGGCTTTGATACCAGTGTAAGCATTATTCCTTACCTTGTTGCGATGATAGTTGCCATAGGCATGTTGCGTGCTTCAGGTTTTTTTGAACTACTTGGCAGTTTGCTTGCGCCAGCGCTGTCTGCTATTGGTATGCCAACCGAGTTACTGCCTTTAGCCCTCATTAGGCCTTTTTCCGGTAGTGCTTCAACGGGAATAATGGCTGAATTAATCCATGAACATGGAGGGAATTCGCTGATTGGCAAGACCGCAGCAACAATGATGGGAAGTACGGAGACAACCTTTTATGTCATTGCCGTTTATTTTGGTGCAATCGGTATCAAACGGACAAGACATGCAATTCCGGCCGGTTTATTGGCTGATCTCGCAGGTATTATTGCAAGTGTGGCTATTTGTCGTTATCTCTTTGCTTGA
- a CDS encoding nucleoside recognition domain-containing protein: MLNAIWLGMILLSVVVGVIQGRIEQVVHAVTDSAKLGFEIALGLTGIMALWLGIMAIASESGLVNHFARLLRPVMRRLFPDVPVDHPAMGAMVLNISANMLGLANAATPFGLQAMKELQRLNEQAQEASDAMCTFLAINTSSVQLIPATAIAFLAANGSTHPSSVIFSSLVATSISTLVAIIAVKKLAKLPGYRIKDMSSINE; encoded by the coding sequence ATGCTTAATGCAATATGGTTGGGGATGATCCTGCTTTCCGTTGTTGTCGGAGTAATCCAGGGGCGTATCGAACAAGTTGTCCATGCAGTGACAGATTCTGCAAAGCTTGGTTTTGAGATCGCCCTGGGGTTAACGGGTATCATGGCGCTATGGCTGGGTATTATGGCCATTGCTTCAGAATCTGGCTTGGTTAATCATTTTGCTCGATTACTGCGGCCGGTGATGCGTCGTTTGTTTCCTGATGTCCCAGTTGATCATCCTGCCATGGGAGCCATGGTACTCAACATATCGGCTAATATGTTAGGGCTTGCCAATGCTGCCACACCTTTTGGTTTGCAGGCTATGAAAGAGTTGCAGCGCTTGAATGAACAAGCGCAAGAAGCGAGTGACGCTATGTGTACTTTTCTGGCAATTAATACCTCCAGTGTGCAACTGATTCCGGCTACTGCAATTGCTTTTCTTGCCGCAAATGGTAGTACGCATCCCAGTAGTGTTATTTTTAGCTCATTGGTTGCAACGTCTATTTCAACGTTAGTTGCTATTATCGCGGTTAAAAAACTCGCTAAATTACCTGGTTACCGAATTAAAGACATGAGTAGCATCAATGAATAA